The genome window GAGGCCAAGGCGAGGCGACGGCACCGCTGGCAGAAGTCGCCTGACATTCCGCTCAGCGAGCACCTGCGGCGTCAGGCCGCGCGGCAACAGATTCGCAGGCATCGAAAGGCTGGCCGTCGAGCCGTGGATTGAGTGGTCTGCTCTGCCTCAGACATTGAGCGGAAGATTGAGCCTTGAGCGATCGTCAGGGAGACCACCGGAGCGGTGACACTGCGCTCCCAGTATGCCTTGTCACCGGGTCCAGGGGTCACCCTGGTGGGGGATGCAAGGGGGCAACGCCCCTTTGCCCGCCGGAGGCCTGGCCGTCGAGAGATGTCTGAAGGAGCGCGTGTCCAAGCGCGGACGACGTGCCGTATGTCCCCTCACCATTCCCCGGGGATTGCAAAGCCAGCGGTGTGATGTGAGGGAGTTCTCAACGCTGGCACCACAAAGGGGATATCCGTCGCTTACCACGGTTCCTCACAGGAGTGCCTCCGGCGGCAAGGGGTGACCCCCTTGACCCCGGCTGCCGTCGCACGTTGGGTTTGAGCAATGGATGCCGTGCCGGCACGGGCGCGGTTCGAGCCAATCTGGCCCTACGCCCGCCCCTCGCGGATCTTCTGGGCCTCGGCCACCGCGAGCTCGTCGCAGCGCTCGTTCTCCGGATGCCCGGCGTGGCCACGGACGACCGTAAAGCTCACGTCATGTCGGGGGAGCAGTTCATCAAGCTTCTGCCAGAACTCGACGTTCTTCACCGGCTTCCAGCCCCCGCTCTCCTTGCGCCGCCAGCCGTTCTTCTTCCAGCCGGGGAGCCACTCCTGGCACCCCTTCGCCACATACTGGCTGTCGGTCACAACCTCGACCTTGGAGCGGGACTTGAGGGCCTGCAGCCCTTCAATCAGCGCCTGCAGCTCCATCTGGTTGTTCGTCGTGTCCGGCATCCCTCCGGCGACTTCCCGCTCGGTCCCGCTGGCCGGGTGCCGGAGGATGTAGGCCCAGCCTCCGGGGCCGGGATTGCCGCTGCAGGCTCCGTCCGTAAACAGCTGGACGAACGGCAGCGCCTTGCGGGGGGGCGGGGACGACGATTCAGACATTCCTGTCACCTGGCGGCTCTCCTGCGCTCACGCCGCATCGTAGACAGTCGCCAGCAACACGGCAGGGCGGTCGTCTCGCAGAGCGGCGGCTCCGGTCTGGCCCGACGGAGCGGAAAACCCGCCGGAGAACCGATTACCGTTCGCGGAAGATGATCCGGCCGCGGGTCAGATCGTACGGCGAGATCTCGACCTTCACGCGGTCGCCGGGAACGATGCGGATGAAATTCTTGCGCATCCGGCCCGACACGTGCGCGAGCACGATGTGTCCGTTCTCAAGCTTGACGCGGAACTGCGTGTTGGCGAGCGCCTCCACGACGTTCCCCTCCATCTCAATGCCGCCCTCTTTCTCTTTCGCCATGCAGTACTCCCACTCCCGGACCCACCGGGAGTCCTCCACGAAACCGACCCCGACCGACGAACCGCACCGTCGTTACCTCTTCCCAAGAGTGTCTGACCTGGGGAAATGACGGAACGACCCGAAATGCGGAACGCGAGACTATATCCACGATTCCGGCAAACGGCAAACGGCCGGAGAGAACCGCGTCCTCCAGCAACCGAAGGGCCGGGACTACCGGTTTGCTCCCCAGAACACAAAGGGCGGGGCCGGCTTCCGCGACGTCTTCCTGGGGAATTCACGATCACGTTGTCCCGGCCCGGCGCGGACAGTCGCGGATCCCGGGGGAAATCCGGTCGCCCTTCGGCAGCGAATCGCGGCCGGAGGGCCGAACCTGTGCCGGTTCTGCGGGTCAAGGGGGCGCCGGAGCGGCCGGCTCCCCGGACGAAGGCAATCCCGCGACGCCG of Planctomyces sp. SH-PL14 contains these proteins:
- the infA gene encoding translation initiation factor IF-1; the protein is MAKEKEGGIEMEGNVVEALANTQFRVKLENGHIVLAHVSGRMRKNFIRIVPGDRVKVEISPYDLTRGRIIFRER
- the rnhA gene encoding ribonuclease HI, coding for MSESSSPPPRKALPFVQLFTDGACSGNPGPGGWAYILRHPASGTEREVAGGMPDTTNNQMELQALIEGLQALKSRSKVEVVTDSQYVAKGCQEWLPGWKKNGWRRKESGGWKPVKNVEFWQKLDELLPRHDVSFTVVRGHAGHPENERCDELAVAEAQKIREGRA